Proteins from a single region of Amyelois transitella isolate CPQ chromosome 31, ilAmyTran1.1, whole genome shotgun sequence:
- the LOC106129199 gene encoding uncharacterized protein LOC106129199 isoform X2: MGSSFWVYARGSWRQLDVTTGRVQGWAARPRFCYYRRGRLHVARPAAVLQGLQALLEKRPTSVRDGLPLSQRRVSVPRPGRSPRRCCCSHNVRAHTDNSRNALVQLNLSTQCANSMPATTTQAVKSDAAIQADVGSVAQVVAHKRKRSPVQESDSITRVHKVPRRREESESSTPAFKELIVSEADVAALRSFALRSRALAVDVRRFDADEAYRGAVFYRLNPLVRLERCPWIAAMLAQDCSLQEFTRSLGLRPVRPPRSHKENCDDINRQRSKPQSKKNSSQHQFRNYTNSKETSHKRKEDGSEDRPWNTKNKENKQFLSKNKSPSVLYGIRPKNTLRKHNKTVRSSSEDSISSADESADRHDRDNRMNRERERRRSARIRTQDKSPFKSDSRLRSSLKEADTNLERTAKDSSEDSSYVWADRSGRLKDRVRQTLERDRDRFKDKSPAKSDKRLRRRQKKTGNNVERIVRDSSEDASSGWANRNGRTKDEVKGKQGSDRERSADGSPAKGDSKSGSSQKKTETNVLQIIRDSSEDSSQNVWDKNRVKRRSARRLSKDNTLEKRVGSVHGDDKDNGNDKPEKKDTELGTRPRDVDSTAKGINAQKDATDGQRVNREDAGGRAEDGRRGDRPQKRRSAVAAQTKFQAQRREYSPLEDHAIVQWLMLGSRARKVNGNVIWRELQGQFSRIAGSTRTWHSLRNRYLRSILPALGALALPPAAAAALRAAQAAGEIKSRGRPSRPNPLLTVPAVRSAWAARGRGRGAPGRGDSAGDTRDAADGEGSPPAPPARRALRPAPAPAARPPAAARSPPYGELTRRFADHAGSAPEAEEQQRNGSVSPPAKRTRKLFNHRTQL, translated from the exons ATGGGCTCGTCGTTCTGGGTGTACGCGCGAGGATCATGGCGGCAGCTGGACGTGACCACGGGGCGGGTGCAGGGCTGGGCGGCGCGGCCGCGGTTCTGCTACTACCGGCGCGGGCGGCTGCACGTCGCGCGGCCGGCCGCCGTGCTGCAAGGACTGCAGGCCCTGCTGGAGAAACGGCCCACTAGTGTCAGGGACGGTCTGCCCTTGTCACAACGCAG AGTGTCAGTGCCCAGGCCGGGCAGGTCTCCTCGTCGCTGTTGCTGCAGTCACAACGTGCGCGCTCACACAGACAACTCCCGCAATGCACTAGTGCAGCTGAACCTGTCCACACAGTGCGCTAACTCAATGCCGGCCACAACTACACAG gCAGTGAAGTCAGATGCGGCGATTCAAGCAGACGTTGGGAGTGTGGCACAGGTTGTGGCCCACAAGAGGAAGAGGTCGCCGGTGCAAGAGTCTGACTCTATCACCCGGGTGCATAAGGTTCCTAGACGGCGAGAGGAGAGCGAGTCATCTACACCTGCTTTCAAG GAGCTGATCGTGAGCGAGGCGGACGTGGCGGCGCTGCGCAGCTTCGCGCTGCGCTCGCGCGCGCTGGCGGTGGACGTGCGCCGCTTCGACGCGGACGAGGCGTACCGGGGCGCCGTGTTCTACCGCCTCAACCCGCTGGTGCGCCTGGAGCGCTGTCCGTGGATCGCCGCCATGCTGGCGCAG GACTGCTCGCTGCAGGAGTTCACGCGGTCGCTGGGGCTGCGCCCCGTGCGCCCCCCGCGCTCTCACAAGGAGAACTGCGATG ACATAAATAGACAAAGAAGTAAACCTCAATCAAAGAAAAATTCTTCACAACATCAATTCAGGAACTATACGAACTCGAAGGAGACAAGTCATAAACGCAAAGAGGACGGCTCTGAAGATCGACCATGGaacacaaaaaacaaagagAATAAACAATTTCTATCTAAAAATAAGTCTCCGTCGGTATTGTACGGTATCAGACCAAAAAATACACTtagaaaacataataaaacgGTGAGAAGTAGTTCTGAAGACAGTATTTCGTCTGCAGACGAATCGGCAGACAGACACGACAGAGATAATAGAATGAATAGAGAAAGGGAGAGGCGGAGAAGCGCTCGGATACGAACCCAAGATAAATCTCCTTTTAAAAGTGACAGTCGGTTGCGAAGTAGCCTGAAGGAAGCAGATACTAATCTTGAACGAACAGCTAAAGATAGTTCTGAAGATTCGTCCTACGTTTGGGCAGATAGGAGTGGCAGGCTTAAAGATCGCGTCAGACAAACACTGGAAAGAGATCGTGATCGCTTCAAAGACAAATCACCGGCGAAAAGTGATAAAAGATTAAGAAGAAGACAGAAAAAAACAGGGAATAATGTTGAAAGGATAGTTAGAGACAGCTCTGAAGATGCGTCCAGTGGGTGGGCCAATAGAAATGGTAGGACTAAAGATGAAGTCAAAGGGAAACAAGGAAGCGATCGCGAGCGATCTGCGGATGGTTCGCCGGCGAAGGGTGATAGTAAATCCGGGAGCAGTCAGAAGAAAACCGAGACTAATGTTCTACAAATAATAAGAGATAGTTCGGAAGACTCATCACAAAATGTTTGGGATAAAAATCGTGTTAAACGCCGAAGCGCTCGCAGACTTTCTAAGGATAATACTCTGGAGAAGAGAGTCGGAAGTGTACACGGGGATGATAAGGATAACGGAAATGATAAACCTGAGAAAAAGGATACGGAACTAGGAACGCGACCTCGTGATGTAGATTCGACAGCAAAAGGTATTAATGCACAGAAAGATGCAACAGATGGTCAGCGTGTGAACAGGGAAGACGCTGGCGGCAGGGCTGAGGACGGGCGGCGCGGGGACCGGCCGCAGAAGCGGCGCTCGGCGGTCGCTGCTCAGACTAAGTTCCAGGCTCAGAGACG GGAGTACTCGCCGCTGGAGGACCACGCCATCGTGCAGTGGCTGATGCTGGGCTCGCGCGCCAGGAAGGTCAACGGCAACGTCATATGGCGGGAGCTACAG GGCCAGTTCAGCCGCATCGCGGGCAGCACGCGCACGTGGCACTCGCTGCGCAACCGCTACCTGCGCAGCATCCTGCCCGCGCTGGGCGCGCTGGCGctgccgcccgccgccgccgccgcgctgcGCGCCGCGCAGGCCGCGG GTGAAATAAAGTCACGCGGCCGCCCGTCGCGGCCCAACCCCCTGCTCACGGTGCCTGCAGTCCGCAGCGCGTGGGCCGCGCGGGGGAGGGGGAGGGGGGCGCCGGGGAGGGGGGACAGTGCGGGGGACACTCGCGACGCGGCCGACGGTGaag GGTCGCCGCCCGCGCCCCCGGCCCGCCGCGCGCTGCGCCCCGCCCCCGCCCCCGCAGCCCGCCCCCCCGCCGCGGCCCGCAGCCCCCCGTACGGCGAGCTCACGCGCCGGTTCGCCGACCACGCCGGCTCCGCGCCGGAGGCGGAG GAGcagcaacgcaacggctctGTCTCGCCGCCGGCCAAGCGGACGAGGAAGCTGTTCAACCACAGAACGCAGctctga
- the LOC132903819 gene encoding KRAB-A domain-containing protein 2-like: protein MSEYKKKERFLQRILALEDMKDSHFNVMTKEKFEKFAMDVEDAKFDEKKTPLQYSRLKRFNIIEVCGIKKLVTNTEPVKYFLPAEEIYDIIDAAHISIGHGGRDRLKNETAKKYANVTKEMINIYLSMCEVCQRKKSKKRRGLVSKPILHSEMNSRCQVDLIDMQSQEDRGHKFIMVYQDHLTKFVILRPLTSKRATEVAYQLMDIFLTFGAPCILHSDNGRD from the exons ATGAGTgagtataaaaagaaagaacgCTTTTTGCAAAGAATTTTAGCGTTAGAAGATATGAAAGATAGTCATTTTAATGTTatgacaaaagaaaaatttgaaaagtttGCAATGGATGTGGAAGACGCGAAATTTGATGAAAAGAAAACACCATTACAGTACAGTAGACTAAAACGCTTCAACATCATTGAAGTTTgtggtataaaaaaattagttacGAACACAGAAcctgtcaaatattttttgccgGCTGAGGAAATCTACGACATTATTGATGCTGCTCATATTTCTATAGGGCATGGTGGTCGCGATAGACTTAAGAACGAAACGGCAAAAAAGTACGCTAATGTAACAAAAGAAatgattaatatatatttgtcaaTGTGCGAAGTATGCCAAAGGAAGAAAAGCAAGAAAAGGAGGGGTTTGGTTTCGAAACCGATCCTGCACTCTGAAATGAACAGCCGCTGCCAAGTCGACCTTATTGACATGCAGTCGCAAGAAGATCGCGggcataaatttattatggtTTATCAGGATCATTTAactaaatttgtaattttgcgACCACTGACATCAAAAAGGGCTACTGAAGTTGCATATCAAttaatggatatttttttgacCTTTGGAGCACCATGTATTTTGCACTCAGATAATGGCAGAGA CTAA
- the LOC132903888 gene encoding uncharacterized protein LOC132903888, translating to MLASWMEDNKTTNWSNGLKFVQFMKNRAFHSGIKQSPYKAMFGMEPKVGLTTSNLPMEIISGLHNEEDLQVAITEMDQNFDDNEENLDKQEKIETKKTGKEQEENKEQEENKEQEEIFEHNSNESMILEAREKAHLNLVKQAKRMKTASDQSHPPHNVGDNVTIPIPDVDKGKADLRNLIGVVLEVTCEQLYRIGTKSGILEKLYCRSEFDGCKEKFIRPDEVPNKTVTLRTAAKNAAIGTGQGYARCVCSTGCKNNKCLCKKKGLLCNPKCHNSLSCMNK from the exons ATGCTCGCATCTTGGATGGAAGACAATAAAACCACTAACTGGTCGAATGGACTAAAATTTGTTCAATTTATGAAGAACAGAGCATTTCACTCAGGGATAAAGCAGTCTCCGTATAAAGCAATGTTTGGAATGGAACCTAAAGTGGGGCTTACAACATCTAATCTACCTATGGAAATTATAAGTGGATTGCACAATGAAGAAGACTTACAAGTTGCAATCACAGAAATGGATCAAAACTTCGATGATAATGAAGAGAACCTagataaacaagaaaaaattgaaacaaaaaagacaGGTAAAGAACAAGAAGAAAATAAGGAACAAGAAGAAAACAAAGAACAAGAAGAAATATTTGAACACAACAGTAACGAATCAATGATATTGGAAGCAAGAGAAAAAGCGCATTTGAATTTAGTAAAACAAGCAAAGAGAATGAAAACAGCAAGCGATCAATCTCATCCACCACACAACGTCGGAGACAATGTGACCATACCAATCCCAGACGTAGACAAAGGAAAGGCAGACCTTCGTAATTTAATTGGAGTTGTATTAGAAGTTACTTGTGAGCAGTTATACAGAATTGGGACAAAGAGTGGGATTTTAGAGAAATTGTACTGCAG aTCCGAATTTGATGGCtgcaaagaaaaatttatcCGCCCGGATGAGGTGCCCAACAAAACAGTTACATTACGAACAGCTGCAAAGAACGCTGCTATCGGAACAGGACAAGGTTATGCTCGATGTGTATGTTCTACGGGCTGTAAAAACAACAAATGTTTATGCAAGAAGAAAGGATTGCTGTGTAATCCAAAGTGCCATAATAGTCTGAGTtgcatgaataaataa
- the LOC106129199 gene encoding uncharacterized protein LOC106129199 isoform X1 — protein sequence MGSSFWVYARGSWRQLDVTTGRVQGWAARPRFCYYRRGRLHVARPAAVLQGLQALLEKRPTSVRDGLPLSQRRVSVPRPGRSPRRCCCSHNVRAHTDNSRNALVQLNLSTQCANSMPATTTQAVKSDAAIQADVGSVAQVVAHKRKRSPVQESDSITRVHKVPRRREESESSTPAFKELIVSEADVAALRSFALRSRALAVDVRRFDADEAYRGAVFYRLNPLVRLERCPWIAAMLAQDCSLQEFTRSLGLRPVRPPRSHKENCDDINRQRSKPQSKKNSSQHQFRNYTNSKETSHKRKEDGSEDRPWNTKNKENKQFLSKNKSPSVLYGIRPKNTLRKHNKTVRSSSEDSISSADESADRHDRDNRMNRERERRRSARIRTQDKSPFKSDSRLRSSLKEADTNLERTAKDSSEDSSYVWADRSGRLKDRVRQTLERDRDRFKDKSPAKSDKRLRRRQKKTGNNVERIVRDSSEDASSGWANRNGRTKDEVKGKQGSDRERSADGSPAKGDSKSGSSQKKTETNVLQIIRDSSEDSSQNVWDKNRVKRRSARRLSKDNTLEKRVGSVHGDDKDNGNDKPEKKDTELGTRPRDVDSTAKGINAQKDATDGQRVNREDAGGRAEDGRRGDRPQKRRSAVAAQTKFQAQRREYSPLEDHAIVQWLMLGSRARKVNGNVIWRELQGQFSRIAGSTRTWHSLRNRYLRSILPALGALALPPAAAAALRAAQAAGEIKSRGRPSRPNPLLTVPAVRSAWAARGRGRGAPGRGDSAGDTRDAADGEDINRQSVQHVNIPGSPPAPPARRALRPAPAPAARPPAAARSPPYGELTRRFADHAGSAPEAEEQQRNGSVSPPAKRTRKLFNHRTQL from the exons ATGGGCTCGTCGTTCTGGGTGTACGCGCGAGGATCATGGCGGCAGCTGGACGTGACCACGGGGCGGGTGCAGGGCTGGGCGGCGCGGCCGCGGTTCTGCTACTACCGGCGCGGGCGGCTGCACGTCGCGCGGCCGGCCGCCGTGCTGCAAGGACTGCAGGCCCTGCTGGAGAAACGGCCCACTAGTGTCAGGGACGGTCTGCCCTTGTCACAACGCAG AGTGTCAGTGCCCAGGCCGGGCAGGTCTCCTCGTCGCTGTTGCTGCAGTCACAACGTGCGCGCTCACACAGACAACTCCCGCAATGCACTAGTGCAGCTGAACCTGTCCACACAGTGCGCTAACTCAATGCCGGCCACAACTACACAG gCAGTGAAGTCAGATGCGGCGATTCAAGCAGACGTTGGGAGTGTGGCACAGGTTGTGGCCCACAAGAGGAAGAGGTCGCCGGTGCAAGAGTCTGACTCTATCACCCGGGTGCATAAGGTTCCTAGACGGCGAGAGGAGAGCGAGTCATCTACACCTGCTTTCAAG GAGCTGATCGTGAGCGAGGCGGACGTGGCGGCGCTGCGCAGCTTCGCGCTGCGCTCGCGCGCGCTGGCGGTGGACGTGCGCCGCTTCGACGCGGACGAGGCGTACCGGGGCGCCGTGTTCTACCGCCTCAACCCGCTGGTGCGCCTGGAGCGCTGTCCGTGGATCGCCGCCATGCTGGCGCAG GACTGCTCGCTGCAGGAGTTCACGCGGTCGCTGGGGCTGCGCCCCGTGCGCCCCCCGCGCTCTCACAAGGAGAACTGCGATG ACATAAATAGACAAAGAAGTAAACCTCAATCAAAGAAAAATTCTTCACAACATCAATTCAGGAACTATACGAACTCGAAGGAGACAAGTCATAAACGCAAAGAGGACGGCTCTGAAGATCGACCATGGaacacaaaaaacaaagagAATAAACAATTTCTATCTAAAAATAAGTCTCCGTCGGTATTGTACGGTATCAGACCAAAAAATACACTtagaaaacataataaaacgGTGAGAAGTAGTTCTGAAGACAGTATTTCGTCTGCAGACGAATCGGCAGACAGACACGACAGAGATAATAGAATGAATAGAGAAAGGGAGAGGCGGAGAAGCGCTCGGATACGAACCCAAGATAAATCTCCTTTTAAAAGTGACAGTCGGTTGCGAAGTAGCCTGAAGGAAGCAGATACTAATCTTGAACGAACAGCTAAAGATAGTTCTGAAGATTCGTCCTACGTTTGGGCAGATAGGAGTGGCAGGCTTAAAGATCGCGTCAGACAAACACTGGAAAGAGATCGTGATCGCTTCAAAGACAAATCACCGGCGAAAAGTGATAAAAGATTAAGAAGAAGACAGAAAAAAACAGGGAATAATGTTGAAAGGATAGTTAGAGACAGCTCTGAAGATGCGTCCAGTGGGTGGGCCAATAGAAATGGTAGGACTAAAGATGAAGTCAAAGGGAAACAAGGAAGCGATCGCGAGCGATCTGCGGATGGTTCGCCGGCGAAGGGTGATAGTAAATCCGGGAGCAGTCAGAAGAAAACCGAGACTAATGTTCTACAAATAATAAGAGATAGTTCGGAAGACTCATCACAAAATGTTTGGGATAAAAATCGTGTTAAACGCCGAAGCGCTCGCAGACTTTCTAAGGATAATACTCTGGAGAAGAGAGTCGGAAGTGTACACGGGGATGATAAGGATAACGGAAATGATAAACCTGAGAAAAAGGATACGGAACTAGGAACGCGACCTCGTGATGTAGATTCGACAGCAAAAGGTATTAATGCACAGAAAGATGCAACAGATGGTCAGCGTGTGAACAGGGAAGACGCTGGCGGCAGGGCTGAGGACGGGCGGCGCGGGGACCGGCCGCAGAAGCGGCGCTCGGCGGTCGCTGCTCAGACTAAGTTCCAGGCTCAGAGACG GGAGTACTCGCCGCTGGAGGACCACGCCATCGTGCAGTGGCTGATGCTGGGCTCGCGCGCCAGGAAGGTCAACGGCAACGTCATATGGCGGGAGCTACAG GGCCAGTTCAGCCGCATCGCGGGCAGCACGCGCACGTGGCACTCGCTGCGCAACCGCTACCTGCGCAGCATCCTGCCCGCGCTGGGCGCGCTGGCGctgccgcccgccgccgccgccgcgctgcGCGCCGCGCAGGCCGCGG GTGAAATAAAGTCACGCGGCCGCCCGTCGCGGCCCAACCCCCTGCTCACGGTGCCTGCAGTCCGCAGCGCGTGGGCCGCGCGGGGGAGGGGGAGGGGGGCGCCGGGGAGGGGGGACAGTGCGGGGGACACTCGCGACGCGGCCGACGGTGaag ATATAAATCGGCAATCTGTCCAGCACGTTAACATTCCAGGGTCGCCGCCCGCGCCCCCGGCCCGCCGCGCGCTGCGCCCCGCCCCCGCCCCCGCAGCCCGCCCCCCCGCCGCGGCCCGCAGCCCCCCGTACGGCGAGCTCACGCGCCGGTTCGCCGACCACGCCGGCTCCGCGCCGGAGGCGGAG GAGcagcaacgcaacggctctGTCTCGCCGCCGGCCAAGCGGACGAGGAAGCTGTTCAACCACAGAACGCAGctctga
- the LOC106129215 gene encoding zinc finger protein 626 isoform X2, with amino-acid sequence MCTDCVVFIKNCMEFRRKCKDAEASLLHVTKQMTHNKNLKKKSLLHFENVAQEQGLNIDEDDRPLKHFIDRTDSVSSKDLEPNNDLNIETVLEETYDDHIQHESVIEHDVSTRTIVKEDCVSIIGENLTTTLELNNINEANPERKTIMSKDDSQEPLYELVDSDTIKQRVLCKLCHKELSLRSFVSHVARRHPGADRRAKCELCDRYVTAAKMNRHVVLVHGSGPFKCGYCKREHASREALLEHAGACADRKKKRKPSQTSRALQQCAVCHKTMQRASLRAHTRVQHAGLGPVCEHCGLRFSNKLRLLEHGRAKHGHHKLQCSFCDFQSAGVVALRNHERRHRGEKPFVCETCGAKFHAAYLLAQHRHSHRTEKLVKCEQCPAAFKASNNLHTHRLACHGARARCELCGRDYGGRLYAARHRRRAHAPPPADLL; translated from the exons ATGTGTACTGACTGTGTGGTGTTTATCAAAAACTGCATGGAATTCAGAAGGAAATGCAAAGATGCTGAAGCTTCTCTATTACATGTCACAAAACAAATgacacataataaaaatttgaagaaaaagagtttattacattttgagAATGTGGCCCAAGAACAGGGGCTAAACATAGATGAAGATGACCGACCATTGAAGCATTTCATAGATAGGACTGATAGTGTATCGTCAAAAGATTTGGAACCAAACAACGACCTTAATATTGAGACAGTTTTGGAAGAAACGTATGATGATCATATCCAACATGAATCAGTGATTGAACATGATGTGTCAACTAGAACTATTGTTAAAGAAGATTGCGTATCAATAATTGGAGAAAACCTCACCACAACTTTAGAACTTAACAATATTAATGAAGCAAATCCTGAAAGGAAAACAATAATGTCTAAAGATGATTCACAAGAACCGTTATATGAATTGGTAGATAGTGATACGATCAAGCAGCGAGTGTTGTGTAAGCTGTGCCACAAGGAGCTGTCGCTCCGCAGCTTCGTGTCGCACGTGGCGCGGCGGCACCCCGGGGCCGACCGGCGCGCCAAGTGCGAGCTGTGTGACCGCTACGTCACCGCCGCCAAGATGAACCGACACGTGGTGTTGGTGCACGGCTCCGGCCCGTTCAAATGTGGT TACTGCAAGCGCGAGCACGCGTCGCGGGAGGCGCTGCTGGAGCACGCGGGCGCGTGCGCGGACAGGAAGAAGAAGCGGAAGCCCAGCCAGACC AGCCGGGCGCTGCAGCAGTGCGCCGTGTGCCACAAGACGATGCAGCGCGCCAGCCTGCGCGCGCACACCCGCGTGCAGCACGCCGGCCTCGGGCCCGTCTGCGAG CACTGCGGCCTGCGGTTCAGCAACAAGTTGCGGCTGCTCGAGCACGGGCGCGCCAAGCACGGCCACCACAAGCTGCAGTGCTCCTTCTGCGACTTCCAGAGCGCCGGCGTCGTCGCCTTGAGG AACCACGAGCGCCGTCACCGCGGCGAGAAACCGTTCGTGTGCGAGACATGCGGCGCCAAGTTCCACGCCGCGTACCTCCTCGCGCAGCACAGACACTCGCACCGCACGGAGAAACTTGTCAAG TGCGAGCAATGCCCGGCGGCGTTCAAGGCGAGCAACAACCTGCACACGCACAGGCTGGCGTGCCACGGCGCGCGCGCGCGCTGCGAGCTGTGCGGCCGCGACTACGGCGGCCGCCTGTACGCCGCGCGCCACCGCCGCCGCGCGCATGCGCCGCCTCCCGCCGACCTGTTATAA
- the LOC106129215 gene encoding zinc finger protein 626 isoform X1, which translates to MNYVQSIKMDEFLVCRTCLKQSSLTPIFVDSDDHLQYSNIIFIITGLKIRAQDGLPQQMCTDCVVFIKNCMEFRRKCKDAEASLLHVTKQMTHNKNLKKKSLLHFENVAQEQGLNIDEDDRPLKHFIDRTDSVSSKDLEPNNDLNIETVLEETYDDHIQHESVIEHDVSTRTIVKEDCVSIIGENLTTTLELNNINEANPERKTIMSKDDSQEPLYELVDSDTIKQRVLCKLCHKELSLRSFVSHVARRHPGADRRAKCELCDRYVTAAKMNRHVVLVHGSGPFKCGYCKREHASREALLEHAGACADRKKKRKPSQTSRALQQCAVCHKTMQRASLRAHTRVQHAGLGPVCEHCGLRFSNKLRLLEHGRAKHGHHKLQCSFCDFQSAGVVALRNHERRHRGEKPFVCETCGAKFHAAYLLAQHRHSHRTEKLVKCEQCPAAFKASNNLHTHRLACHGARARCELCGRDYGGRLYAARHRRRAHAPPPADLL; encoded by the exons ATGAATTATGTACAGTCTATAAAAATGGACGAGTTTTTAGTTTGTCGAACATGTTTAAAGCAAAGTTCCTTGACTCCTATTTTCGTTGACTCTGATGATCATTTGCAGTATTCTAATATCATTTTCATCATCACTGGGCTTAAG atAAGGGCACAAGATGGCCTGCCTCAGCAAATGTGTACTGACTGTGTGGTGTTTATCAAAAACTGCATGGAATTCAGAAGGAAATGCAAAGATGCTGAAGCTTCTCTATTACATGTCACAAAACAAATgacacataataaaaatttgaagaaaaagagtttattacattttgagAATGTGGCCCAAGAACAGGGGCTAAACATAGATGAAGATGACCGACCATTGAAGCATTTCATAGATAGGACTGATAGTGTATCGTCAAAAGATTTGGAACCAAACAACGACCTTAATATTGAGACAGTTTTGGAAGAAACGTATGATGATCATATCCAACATGAATCAGTGATTGAACATGATGTGTCAACTAGAACTATTGTTAAAGAAGATTGCGTATCAATAATTGGAGAAAACCTCACCACAACTTTAGAACTTAACAATATTAATGAAGCAAATCCTGAAAGGAAAACAATAATGTCTAAAGATGATTCACAAGAACCGTTATATGAATTGGTAGATAGTGATACGATCAAGCAGCGAGTGTTGTGTAAGCTGTGCCACAAGGAGCTGTCGCTCCGCAGCTTCGTGTCGCACGTGGCGCGGCGGCACCCCGGGGCCGACCGGCGCGCCAAGTGCGAGCTGTGTGACCGCTACGTCACCGCCGCCAAGATGAACCGACACGTGGTGTTGGTGCACGGCTCCGGCCCGTTCAAATGTGGT TACTGCAAGCGCGAGCACGCGTCGCGGGAGGCGCTGCTGGAGCACGCGGGCGCGTGCGCGGACAGGAAGAAGAAGCGGAAGCCCAGCCAGACC AGCCGGGCGCTGCAGCAGTGCGCCGTGTGCCACAAGACGATGCAGCGCGCCAGCCTGCGCGCGCACACCCGCGTGCAGCACGCCGGCCTCGGGCCCGTCTGCGAG CACTGCGGCCTGCGGTTCAGCAACAAGTTGCGGCTGCTCGAGCACGGGCGCGCCAAGCACGGCCACCACAAGCTGCAGTGCTCCTTCTGCGACTTCCAGAGCGCCGGCGTCGTCGCCTTGAGG AACCACGAGCGCCGTCACCGCGGCGAGAAACCGTTCGTGTGCGAGACATGCGGCGCCAAGTTCCACGCCGCGTACCTCCTCGCGCAGCACAGACACTCGCACCGCACGGAGAAACTTGTCAAG TGCGAGCAATGCCCGGCGGCGTTCAAGGCGAGCAACAACCTGCACACGCACAGGCTGGCGTGCCACGGCGCGCGCGCGCGCTGCGAGCTGTGCGGCCGCGACTACGGCGGCCGCCTGTACGCCGCGCGCCACCGCCGCCGCGCGCATGCGCCGCCTCCCGCCGACCTGTTATAA